A part of Rhinatrema bivittatum chromosome 16, aRhiBiv1.1, whole genome shotgun sequence genomic DNA contains:
- the LOC115077647 gene encoding olfactory receptor 1F1-like — protein MAYDRYVAICHPLHYVLMMNKRICALLVAASWIAGSLEAVPVEVLISNFSFCNSNLINHFFCDPIALIKLSCSDLHDIETLILVEGMIVAFPPFVLILISYICIIKAILKIQSTDRRCKAFSTCSSHLIVFSVFIGSLSSMYLRPPSMYSPQLDKLFSLLYTVLIPMLNPIIYSLRNQEVKNA, from the coding sequence ATGGCCTATGACCGCTATGTGGCCATCTGTCACCCCTTGCATTATGTGCTCATGATGAATAAGAGAATATGTGCCTTGCTTGTAGCTGCTTCCTGGATAGCTGGCTCTCTTGAAGCTGTTCCTGTAGAAGTTTTGATAtctaatttttctttctgtaactCCAATTTaattaaccatttcttctgtgaccccATTGCTCTGATaaaactctcctgcagtgatctGCATGACATTGAAACCCTTATACTTGTGGAAGGGATGATTGTAGCTTTCCCGCCCTTTGTACTAATCCTGATATCATATATCTGTATCATAAAAgccattctgaaaatccaatctaCAGACAGGAGATGCAAAGCTTTCTCCACCTGTTCTTCCCATCTCATTGTGTTTAGTGTCTTCATTGGGTCTCTGAGCAGTATGTACTTGAGACCACCCTCAATGTATTCACCACAACTAGACAAACTGTTCTCCTTACTCTACACAGTTTTAATTCCAATGCTAAACCCCATCATATATAGTCTGAGAAATCAAGAAGTGAAAAATGCCTGA